A genomic window from Lasioglossum baleicum chromosome 7, iyLasBale1, whole genome shotgun sequence includes:
- the Stj gene encoding voltage-dependent calcium channel subunit straightjacket isoform X4 translates to MRLRCLPAIVILILIEAPDPGDGIISYSTAKTWAHKLGFELSQLGKYVTNVEKFHESYKQAEVKPRDGNALVHEIAKDIRAMMESKISAIKRIMDVAETSALSAPDADPPDSFLYINAKNNTTDLKHSYHFGGQVNLNMSAVHVPTNVYDRASDVIRAIKWSEELDKTFVNNYDQDPSLSWQYFGSATGFMRQYPATSWFMEPVDLFDCRTRSWYIEAATSPKDVVILIDTSGSMTGIRREIARHVVNNILDTLGNNDFVNIITFSNITKEVVPCFNDTLVQANLANVRELKRAISNLDTEKIANFSLALSTAFELLESYRYDREGARCNQAIMLITDGVPYNYKDIFETYNWKDNQDEPFKADMPVRMFTYLIGREVADVREVQWMACANRGYFVHLCTLAEVREQVLKYVPVMARPLVLGRNDHPTIWTPVYADITDPKMTDWLWEQRESEEQKERFLRLHRRKKLFNAEERDRRFVKKQKKIHDQSNDLQEYRLMTSVSMPVFDRRENANITRQVLVNEAYWVTETRETRIADLLGVAGTDVPIEEIQKLMMPHRLGVNGYAFIVTNNGFILIHPDLRPVFQGILKPAYNSVDMAEVELMDQDRGPREFDEGILMLRNDVVNQENGSVTLHTKYHYDDMKRVGRVKRKYDYTGIPNTPFTVVVSLPEHDHAGSNRVHATEEIHRTHVSGKNVSDYFTGTNWRVHPDWLYCKYHYEDERPFNTSEAQLLHFLERIRQPAWRWKDMKQPSQPPEYSATSSGNDTHHKSKPTAYKADKDLYYCDRDLLLSLVFDAKVTEWFANPSTTREEKGPLARLMNLLPRKEFQQRFGVTLAFMATHSGLTRWQDFLSDEEGNIPDDHFGKMYSKAIDEVWYKRAVEQNYVQPESFVFSVPIDEEGADNTTLVTASRAIFIESQATKAPAAVVGFQFQHTALQGLFQNITASCEGLGNCVTHCGAENWACYLVDNNGYVIAAEDEADAGKFFGELRGPIMANLVKEGVFERIRIFDYQAVCFKSTQTSNVGSILLTPWKNMQKIITWFLGQAAWAWAKAGMWESEYAEAFAYPNEDEGMQRDYQENEDKSPVDAKDEKMFDQKVLINRTRPEACDQEVYLYLRNVSFESFDVEMDINDNCMRSYIVQPVAFSNMLLLVVNTDCTDTVSPPLSVLPEEVMYENNSLVCQKAISTLRRKKPQSCIRTHPRESEIKDLCGLAVNVAPNIYLLALLSTVCVLVRRVVFNHD, encoded by the exons ATGAGGCTCCGTTGTCTGCCTGCTATCGTCATCCTGATCCTGATCGAGGCACCCGACCCTGGTGACGGTATCATCTCCTACAGCAC GGCGAAGACATGGGCGCACAAATTGGGTTTCGAGCTGTCGCAGTTGGGAAAGTACGTGACCAACGTGGAGAAGTTCCACGAGAGCTACAAACAGGCGGAGGTGAAGCCACGTGATGGTAACGCGCTGGTCCATGAGATCGCGAAGGACATCAGGGCCATGATGGAGTCCAAGATCTCTGCCATCAAG AGGATCATGGACGTCGCGGAGACGTCAGCGTTATCAGCCCCAGACGCGGATCCACCCGACAGCTTCCTCTATATCAACGCCAAGAATAACACCACAGACTTGAAGCACAGTTACCACTTCGGCGGCCAGGTGAATCTGAACATGTCAGCGGTCCATGTACCAACGAATGTCTACGACAGAGCTTCGGACGTGATCAGAGCGATCAAATGGTCCGAGGAGCTCGACAAAACCTTCGTCAACAACTACGATCAAGATCCCTCGCTGTCGTGGCAGTATTTTGGCAGCGCGACAGGTTTCATGAGACAATACCCAGCGACCAGCTGGTTCATGGAACCGGTGGACCTCTTCGACTGCAGAACCAGGAGTTGGTACATCGAAGCTGCCACCAGCCCCAAGGATGTCGTCATACTGATTGATACGTCCGGCAGCATGACTGGAATACGCAGGGAAATCGCCAGACACGTGGTCAATAATATTCTCGACACACTAGGGAACAATGATTTTGTGAACATCATCACGTTCTCCAATATTACCAAAGAG GTGGTGCCCTGTTTCAACGACACCCTGGTCCAGGCGAATTTGGCGAACGTGAGGGAGTTGAAGAGGGCGATTTCGAACTTGGACACTGAGAAAATAGCGAATTTTTCGCTGGCCTTGTCCACCGCGTTCGAGCTACTCGAATCCTATCGATACGACAGGGAGGGGGCCAGGTGCAACCAAGCGATCATGCTGATAACGGACGGCGTGCCCTACAACTACAAGGATATCTTCGAGACCTACAATTGGAAGGACAATCAAGACGAGCCGTTCAAGGCCGACATGCCGGTCAGAATGTTCACTTATCTGATCGGTAGAGAGGTGGCGGATGTTAGGGAGGTGCAGTGGATGGCCTGCGCGAATCGGGGATACTTTGTGCATCTGTGCACTTTGGCTGAAGTCAGGGAACAG GTGCTGAAGTACGTTCCAGTGATGGCTCGACCCCTGGTCCTAGGTCGCAACGATCATCCAACCATCTGGACGCCTGTCTACGCTGACATCACTGACCCTAAGATGACAGACTGGCTGTGGGAGCAACGCGAAAGCGAGGAACAAAAGGAACGATTCCTCAGGCTCCACAGGCGAAAGAAGCTGTTCAACGCTGAAGAAAGAGATCGCAGGTTCGTGAAGAAACAGAAGAAGATCCACGATCAGTCAAACGACTTGCAGGAGTACAGGCTGATGACCTCGGTCAGCATGCCGGTGTTCGATCGACGCGAAAACGCG AACATCACAAGGCAGGTGCTGGTGAACGAGGCGTACTGGGTGACAGAGACTAGAGAG ACACGGATCGCCGATCTCCTCGGTGTCGCTGGCACGGATGTTCCCATAGAAGAGATACAGAAACTTATGATGCCGCATCGG CTCGGCGTCAATGGATACGCGTTCATCGTGACCAATAACGGTTTCATCCTGATTCATCCTGACCTCCGTCCAGTG TTCCAGGGAATCCTGAAGCCAGCCTACAACAGCGTCGACATGGCGGAGGTTGAGTTGATGGATCAGGATAGAGGACCAAGGGAGTTCGACGAAGGAATTCTTATG CTTCGAAATGACGTGGTCAATCAGGAGAACGGTAGCGTGACGCTTCACACGAAGTACCATTACGACGACATG AAACGGGTCGGCAGAGTGAAGAGGAAGTACGATTACACTGGTATACCGAACACACCGTTCACGGTGGTGGTCAGTTTGCCGGAACATGATCACGCCGGAAGCAATCGCGTGCACGCAACCGAGGAGATACACCGTACGCACGTTAGTG GCAAGAACGTGTCGGATTATTTCACTGGTACTAACTGGCGGGTACATCCTGACTGGCTGTACTGCAA GTATCACTACGAGGACGAACGACCGTTCAATACGTCCGAGGCTCAGCTCCTGCACTTCCTGGAGCGTATCCGCCAGCCAGCCTGGAGGTGGAAAGACATGAAACAACCATCCCAGCCGCCGGAATACTCGGCCACGAGTTCCGGTAACGACACTCATCATAAATCGAAAC CCACGGCTTACAAAGCGGACAAAGACTTGTACTACTGTGACAGGGATCTTCTTCTGAGCCTGGTGTTCGACGCAAAGGTAACCGAATGGTTTGCGAACCCCAGCACCACACGCGAAGAAAAAGG ACCTTTAGCTAGGCTGATGAATCTGCTGCCCAG GAAAGAGTTCCAACAACGTTTCGGCGTGACGCTCGCGTTCATGGCCACTCACAGTGGTCTGACAAGATGGCAGGACTTCCTGTCGGATGAAGAAGGCAATATCCCTGATGATCACTTCGGCAAGATGTATTCGAAAGCTATAGACGAAGTATGGTACAAAAGAGCCGTGGAGCAGAACTACGTCCAGCCTGAGAGCTTCGTCTTTTCTGTGCCAATCGACGAGGAGGGTGCTGATAACACCACCCTCGTCACAGCCAGTCGTGCCATTTTTATTG AAAGCCAAGCTACGAAGGCGCCAGCAGCAGTGGTTGGCTTCCAATTCCAACACACTGCTCTACAAGGACTCTTCCAAAATATTACCGCCAGCTGCGAGGGTCTGGGGAATTGCGTTACGCATTGCGGTGCGGAGAATTGGGCTTGCTACCTTGTCGACAACAACGGCTACGTGATCGCAGCCGAGGACGAGGCCGATGCCGGAAAATTCTTCGGCGAACTTAGAGGACCGATTATGGCCAATCTTGTCAAGGAGGGTGTTTTCGAGAGGATCAGGATATTCGACTACCAAGCTGTATGCTTCAAGAGCACACAGACTTCTAACGTTGGCAGTATCTTGCTCACG CCATGGAAGAATATGCAGAAAATAATCACCTGGTTCCTGGGTCAAGCAGCGTGGGCCTGGGCCAAAGCAGGAATGTGGGAATCCGAGTACGCTGAAGCGTTTGCTTATCCGAATGAAGACGAAGGCATGCAGAGGGACTATCAGGAAAACGAGGATAAGTCGCCGGTCGACGCGAAGGACGAGAAAATGTTCGATCAGAAGGTCCTGATCAATCGAACGCGACCGGAAGCATGCGATCAAGAG GTGTACCTGTACCTGCGTAACGTGTCGTTCGAGTCGTTCGACGTCGAGATGGACATAAACGACAACTGCATGAGGTCGTACATCGTGCAACCGGTAGCGTTCAGTAACATGTTGCTGCTGGTCGTGAACACGGACTGCACGGACACGGTGTCGCCGCCGTTGAGCGTACTACCAGAGGAGGTGATGTACGAGAACAACTCGCTGGTGTGCCAGAAGGCGATCAGCACGTTGAGAAGGAAGAAGCCTCAGTCCTGCATCCGCACGCATCCAAGGGAGAGCGAGATCAAGGACCTGTGCGGGCTGGCTGTGAACGTGGCGCCGAATATCTACCTCCTTGCACTGTTATCGACCGTCTGTGTCCTCGTTAGACGGGTCGTCTTCAATCACGATTAA
- the Stj gene encoding voltage-dependent calcium channel subunit straightjacket isoform X2, with protein MRLRCLPAIVILILIEAPDPGDGIISYSTAKTWAHKLGFELSQLGKYVTNVEKFHESYKQAEVKPRDGNALVHEIAKDIRAMMESKISAIKRIMDVAETSALSAPDADPPDSFLYINAKNNTTDLKHSYHFGGQVNLNMSAVHVPTNVYDRASDVIRAIKWSEELDKTFVNNYDQDPSLSWQYFGSATGFMRQYPATSWFMEPVDLFDCRTRSWYIEAATSPKDVVILIDTSGSMTGIRREIARHVVNNILDTLGNNDFVNIITFSNITKEVVPCFNDTLVQANLANVRELKRAISNLDTEKIANFSLALSTAFELLESYRYDREGARCNQAIMLITDGVPYNYKDIFETYNWKDNQDEPFKADMPVRMFTYLIGREVADVREVQWMACANRGYFVHLCTLAEVREQVLKYVPVMARPLVLGRNDHPTIWTPVYADITDPKMTDWLWEQRESEEQKERFLRLHRRKKLFNAEERDRRFVKKQKKIHDQSNDLQEYRLMTSVSMPVFDRRENANITRQVLVNEAYWVTETRETRIADLLGVAGTDVPIEEIQKLMMPHRLGVNGYAFIVTNNGFILIHPDLRPVFQGILKPAYNSVDMAEVELMDQDRGPREFDEGILMLRNDVVNQENGSVTLHTKYHYDDMKRVGRVKRKYDYTGIPNTPFTVVVSLPEHDHAGSNRVHATEEIHRTHVSGKNVSDYFTGTNWRVHPDWLYCKYHYEDERPFNTSEAQLLHFLERIRQPAWRWKDMKQPSQPPEYSATSSGNDTHHKSKPTAYKADKDLYYCDRDLLLSLVFDAKVTEWFANPSTTREEKGPLARLMNLLPRKEFQQRFGVTLAFMATHSGLTRWQDFLSDEEGNIPDDHFGKMYSKAIDEVWYKRAVEQNYVQPESFVFSVPIDEEGADNTTLVTASRAIFIGKTKSQATKAPAAVVGFQFQHTALQGLFQNITASCEGLGNCVTHCGAENWACYLVDNNGYVIAAEDEADAGKFFGELRGPIMANLVKEGVFERIRIFDYQAVCFKSTQTSNVGSILLTPWKNMQKIITWFLGQAAWAWAKAGMWESEYAEAFAYPNEDEGMQRDYQENEDKSPVDAKDEKMFDQKVLINRTRPEACDQEVYLYLRNVSFESFDVEMDINDNCMRSYIVQPVAFSNMLLLVVNTDCTDTVSPPLSVLPEEVMYENNSLVCQKAISTLRRKKPQSCIRTHPRESEIKDLCGLAVNVAPNIYLLALLSTVCVLVRRVVFNHD; from the exons ATGAGGCTCCGTTGTCTGCCTGCTATCGTCATCCTGATCCTGATCGAGGCACCCGACCCTGGTGACGGTATCATCTCCTACAGCAC GGCGAAGACATGGGCGCACAAATTGGGTTTCGAGCTGTCGCAGTTGGGAAAGTACGTGACCAACGTGGAGAAGTTCCACGAGAGCTACAAACAGGCGGAGGTGAAGCCACGTGATGGTAACGCGCTGGTCCATGAGATCGCGAAGGACATCAGGGCCATGATGGAGTCCAAGATCTCTGCCATCAAG AGGATCATGGACGTCGCGGAGACGTCAGCGTTATCAGCCCCAGACGCGGATCCACCCGACAGCTTCCTCTATATCAACGCCAAGAATAACACCACAGACTTGAAGCACAGTTACCACTTCGGCGGCCAGGTGAATCTGAACATGTCAGCGGTCCATGTACCAACGAATGTCTACGACAGAGCTTCGGACGTGATCAGAGCGATCAAATGGTCCGAGGAGCTCGACAAAACCTTCGTCAACAACTACGATCAAGATCCCTCGCTGTCGTGGCAGTATTTTGGCAGCGCGACAGGTTTCATGAGACAATACCCAGCGACCAGCTGGTTCATGGAACCGGTGGACCTCTTCGACTGCAGAACCAGGAGTTGGTACATCGAAGCTGCCACCAGCCCCAAGGATGTCGTCATACTGATTGATACGTCCGGCAGCATGACTGGAATACGCAGGGAAATCGCCAGACACGTGGTCAATAATATTCTCGACACACTAGGGAACAATGATTTTGTGAACATCATCACGTTCTCCAATATTACCAAAGAG GTGGTGCCCTGTTTCAACGACACCCTGGTCCAGGCGAATTTGGCGAACGTGAGGGAGTTGAAGAGGGCGATTTCGAACTTGGACACTGAGAAAATAGCGAATTTTTCGCTGGCCTTGTCCACCGCGTTCGAGCTACTCGAATCCTATCGATACGACAGGGAGGGGGCCAGGTGCAACCAAGCGATCATGCTGATAACGGACGGCGTGCCCTACAACTACAAGGATATCTTCGAGACCTACAATTGGAAGGACAATCAAGACGAGCCGTTCAAGGCCGACATGCCGGTCAGAATGTTCACTTATCTGATCGGTAGAGAGGTGGCGGATGTTAGGGAGGTGCAGTGGATGGCCTGCGCGAATCGGGGATACTTTGTGCATCTGTGCACTTTGGCTGAAGTCAGGGAACAG GTGCTGAAGTACGTTCCAGTGATGGCTCGACCCCTGGTCCTAGGTCGCAACGATCATCCAACCATCTGGACGCCTGTCTACGCTGACATCACTGACCCTAAGATGACAGACTGGCTGTGGGAGCAACGCGAAAGCGAGGAACAAAAGGAACGATTCCTCAGGCTCCACAGGCGAAAGAAGCTGTTCAACGCTGAAGAAAGAGATCGCAGGTTCGTGAAGAAACAGAAGAAGATCCACGATCAGTCAAACGACTTGCAGGAGTACAGGCTGATGACCTCGGTCAGCATGCCGGTGTTCGATCGACGCGAAAACGCG AACATCACAAGGCAGGTGCTGGTGAACGAGGCGTACTGGGTGACAGAGACTAGAGAG ACACGGATCGCCGATCTCCTCGGTGTCGCTGGCACGGATGTTCCCATAGAAGAGATACAGAAACTTATGATGCCGCATCGG CTCGGCGTCAATGGATACGCGTTCATCGTGACCAATAACGGTTTCATCCTGATTCATCCTGACCTCCGTCCAGTG TTCCAGGGAATCCTGAAGCCAGCCTACAACAGCGTCGACATGGCGGAGGTTGAGTTGATGGATCAGGATAGAGGACCAAGGGAGTTCGACGAAGGAATTCTTATG CTTCGAAATGACGTGGTCAATCAGGAGAACGGTAGCGTGACGCTTCACACGAAGTACCATTACGACGACATG AAACGGGTCGGCAGAGTGAAGAGGAAGTACGATTACACTGGTATACCGAACACACCGTTCACGGTGGTGGTCAGTTTGCCGGAACATGATCACGCCGGAAGCAATCGCGTGCACGCAACCGAGGAGATACACCGTACGCACGTTAGTG GCAAGAACGTGTCGGATTATTTCACTGGTACTAACTGGCGGGTACATCCTGACTGGCTGTACTGCAA GTATCACTACGAGGACGAACGACCGTTCAATACGTCCGAGGCTCAGCTCCTGCACTTCCTGGAGCGTATCCGCCAGCCAGCCTGGAGGTGGAAAGACATGAAACAACCATCCCAGCCGCCGGAATACTCGGCCACGAGTTCCGGTAACGACACTCATCATAAATCGAAAC CCACGGCTTACAAAGCGGACAAAGACTTGTACTACTGTGACAGGGATCTTCTTCTGAGCCTGGTGTTCGACGCAAAGGTAACCGAATGGTTTGCGAACCCCAGCACCACACGCGAAGAAAAAGG ACCTTTAGCTAGGCTGATGAATCTGCTGCCCAG GAAAGAGTTCCAACAACGTTTCGGCGTGACGCTCGCGTTCATGGCCACTCACAGTGGTCTGACAAGATGGCAGGACTTCCTGTCGGATGAAGAAGGCAATATCCCTGATGATCACTTCGGCAAGATGTATTCGAAAGCTATAGACGAAGTATGGTACAAAAGAGCCGTGGAGCAGAACTACGTCCAGCCTGAGAGCTTCGTCTTTTCTGTGCCAATCGACGAGGAGGGTGCTGATAACACCACCCTCGTCACAGCCAGTCGTGCCATTTTTATTGGTAAAACAA AAAGCCAAGCTACGAAGGCGCCAGCAGCAGTGGTTGGCTTCCAATTCCAACACACTGCTCTACAAGGACTCTTCCAAAATATTACCGCCAGCTGCGAGGGTCTGGGGAATTGCGTTACGCATTGCGGTGCGGAGAATTGGGCTTGCTACCTTGTCGACAACAACGGCTACGTGATCGCAGCCGAGGACGAGGCCGATGCCGGAAAATTCTTCGGCGAACTTAGAGGACCGATTATGGCCAATCTTGTCAAGGAGGGTGTTTTCGAGAGGATCAGGATATTCGACTACCAAGCTGTATGCTTCAAGAGCACACAGACTTCTAACGTTGGCAGTATCTTGCTCACG CCATGGAAGAATATGCAGAAAATAATCACCTGGTTCCTGGGTCAAGCAGCGTGGGCCTGGGCCAAAGCAGGAATGTGGGAATCCGAGTACGCTGAAGCGTTTGCTTATCCGAATGAAGACGAAGGCATGCAGAGGGACTATCAGGAAAACGAGGATAAGTCGCCGGTCGACGCGAAGGACGAGAAAATGTTCGATCAGAAGGTCCTGATCAATCGAACGCGACCGGAAGCATGCGATCAAGAG GTGTACCTGTACCTGCGTAACGTGTCGTTCGAGTCGTTCGACGTCGAGATGGACATAAACGACAACTGCATGAGGTCGTACATCGTGCAACCGGTAGCGTTCAGTAACATGTTGCTGCTGGTCGTGAACACGGACTGCACGGACACGGTGTCGCCGCCGTTGAGCGTACTACCAGAGGAGGTGATGTACGAGAACAACTCGCTGGTGTGCCAGAAGGCGATCAGCACGTTGAGAAGGAAGAAGCCTCAGTCCTGCATCCGCACGCATCCAAGGGAGAGCGAGATCAAGGACCTGTGCGGGCTGGCTGTGAACGTGGCGCCGAATATCTACCTCCTTGCACTGTTATCGACCGTCTGTGTCCTCGTTAGACGGGTCGTCTTCAATCACGATTAA